A single genomic interval of Terriglobus albidus harbors:
- a CDS encoding galactitol-1-phosphate 5-dehydrogenase produces MKALMLEAYEHLQVIDMPVPAVAPDEVLIKVAACGICGSDVHGYDGGSGRRIPPIVMGHEAAGIIAAVGSDVQGYKAGDRVTFDSTVYCGKCEFCKRGEVNLCDNRQVMGVSCGDYRRHGAFAEFVAVPERILYKLPENFPFEEAAMLEAVAVALHGVRVSQLKPGDSALVIGAGMIGLLTAQAARAAGARSVTIADVDAARLQMAVDVGIPDTLHLSGNDLIAEILRRTGNLGVDVVLEAVGRAETVVASIECVRRGGTVGLIGNIQPEVPLPLQRVVTREVRLQGSCSSAGEYVEAIRLMSEGAITVKPLISAVSTLEEAADWFARLHAREAGLLKVVVAPGKEN; encoded by the coding sequence ATGAAAGCCCTGATGCTTGAGGCGTACGAACATCTGCAGGTCATCGACATGCCCGTCCCGGCCGTTGCCCCCGACGAGGTTCTGATCAAGGTCGCCGCCTGCGGCATCTGCGGAAGCGATGTTCACGGCTACGATGGCGGTTCCGGCCGCCGTATTCCACCCATCGTTATGGGCCATGAGGCTGCCGGCATCATCGCCGCGGTCGGCTCCGACGTGCAAGGCTATAAGGCCGGCGATCGCGTCACCTTCGACTCCACCGTCTACTGCGGCAAGTGCGAGTTCTGCAAACGGGGCGAGGTCAACCTCTGCGACAACCGCCAGGTGATGGGCGTCTCCTGCGGCGACTATCGCCGCCATGGCGCCTTCGCCGAGTTTGTCGCCGTGCCCGAACGTATCCTCTATAAGCTGCCGGAGAACTTCCCCTTCGAAGAGGCAGCCATGCTGGAGGCCGTTGCCGTTGCACTGCACGGAGTCCGCGTCTCGCAACTGAAGCCAGGCGACTCTGCCCTGGTGATCGGTGCCGGCATGATCGGTCTCCTGACAGCGCAGGCCGCTCGTGCCGCCGGAGCACGCTCTGTCACCATCGCCGATGTCGATGCGGCCCGCCTGCAGATGGCCGTCGATGTCGGTATTCCGGACACGCTGCATCTCTCGGGCAACGATCTGATCGCCGAAATCCTGCGCCGCACCGGCAATCTGGGCGTGGATGTCGTCCTCGAAGCCGTTGGCCGTGCGGAGACCGTTGTCGCTTCTATCGAATGTGTACGCCGCGGAGGCACCGTCGGCCTGATCGGCAATATTCAGCCCGAGGTTCCGCTGCCGTTGCAGCGCGTGGTCACCCGTGAGGTCCGGCTGCAGGGCTCCTGCTCCTCCGCAGGAGAGTACGTCGAAGCTATTCGCCTGATGTCCGAAGGCGCCATCACGGTAAAGCCTCTGATCTCCGCAGTCAGCACACTGGAAGAGGCTGCCGACTGGTTTGCGCGTCTGCATGCACGTGAGGCAGGTCTGCTCAAGGTCGTCGTTGCACCCGGTAAGGAGAACTAA
- a CDS encoding SDR family NAD(P)-dependent oxidoreductase: protein MSENLFDLTGQVAVVTGASRGLGQYFSRALGRAGAKLIVTSRKAGDCDAFVEELAGMGITAHALTLDVRDEKSITAFGPAADAVYGKVDILVNNAGCNIRKPALEVTWEDWNTILDTNLRGAFFVAQTIARGMITRGYGRIINVGSVTSVCGSAGLGPYGASRGGIKQLTMSLADDWGPHGVTVNVLAPGWFKTSQNRVMYEDEGWVQYLVERIPLKRPGAPNDLDGAVVFLASEASRYVTGQTILIDGGISVGNTRALVKKS from the coding sequence TTGAGCGAGAACCTCTTCGATCTGACAGGACAGGTAGCCGTTGTTACAGGGGCATCGCGCGGCCTGGGACAGTACTTCTCTCGCGCCTTAGGACGGGCTGGCGCAAAGCTGATCGTCACCAGCCGCAAGGCCGGCGACTGCGACGCCTTCGTGGAAGAGCTCGCCGGCATGGGCATCACCGCTCATGCGCTGACGCTCGATGTGCGTGACGAGAAGAGCATCACAGCTTTCGGTCCGGCGGCCGATGCCGTCTATGGCAAGGTCGACATCCTGGTGAATAACGCCGGATGCAACATCCGTAAGCCCGCGCTTGAGGTCACGTGGGAGGACTGGAACACCATCCTCGACACCAACCTGCGTGGAGCCTTCTTCGTCGCACAGACCATCGCACGTGGCATGATCACCCGCGGCTACGGCCGCATCATCAACGTCGGTTCAGTCACCAGCGTGTGCGGGTCTGCAGGGTTGGGGCCCTATGGGGCCAGTCGCGGCGGCATCAAGCAGTTGACGATGAGCCTTGCGGATGACTGGGGACCACACGGTGTAACGGTCAACGTCCTGGCTCCAGGTTGGTTCAAGACCAGCCAGAATCGCGTGATGTATGAAGACGAGGGCTGGGTGCAGTATCTGGTCGAACGTATCCCTCTGAAACGTCCGGGAGCTCCTAACGATCTGGACGGTGCAGTGGTCTTCCTGGCCAGCGAGGCTTCGCGCTATGTGACCGGGCAGACGATTCTTATCGACGGCGGTATTTCGGTGGGTAATACGAGGGCGCTGGTAAAGAAGAGCTAG
- a CDS encoding IS110 family transposase yields MQIVGCDFHPQWQQVSFLDQETGEYREAKLVNGDGEAERFYRSLSPGALVGIESCGNAQWFIDLLGSLGHTVWVGDAAKIRASYVRKQKTDRRDADHILKLLVEDRFPRLWTPSAKQRDLRQLLIHRHKLVEIRTRVKNGLQHLAMNRGVQKQSRLWSVRGRAELEKLPLEGWSARRREDLLELMKGLDQQIKELDEAVVQAAREDAKAELLMSQPGVGPITAMAFVLTIGDVSRFEYSGKVASYLGLIPSEYTSGGKRKLGAISKQGNRFMRQLLVEAAQTACRLDEGFRKQYQARCHHKPKAVAKVAAARRLAVRLYWMLRLNKRYPEIAHIESSSGVPLAIHGRDVE; encoded by the coding sequence ATGCAGATTGTAGGTTGTGATTTCCATCCGCAGTGGCAGCAGGTTTCATTTTTAGATCAGGAGACTGGCGAGTACCGGGAAGCGAAGCTAGTCAACGGTGATGGGGAGGCGGAACGGTTCTACCGGTCTCTGTCTCCGGGAGCGCTTGTAGGAATCGAGTCGTGCGGCAACGCGCAGTGGTTTATTGATCTGCTAGGCAGTCTGGGTCACACGGTGTGGGTCGGAGATGCGGCGAAGATCCGAGCCAGCTATGTACGGAAGCAGAAGACGGACCGCCGGGATGCGGACCATATCCTGAAGCTGCTGGTGGAGGACCGGTTTCCGCGGTTGTGGACGCCTTCAGCCAAGCAGCGGGATCTTCGTCAGCTGCTGATCCACCGACACAAGCTGGTGGAGATCCGGACCCGGGTGAAGAACGGGCTGCAGCACCTGGCGATGAACCGTGGCGTACAGAAGCAGTCGCGGCTGTGGAGCGTTCGGGGGAGGGCTGAGTTGGAAAAGCTTCCTCTGGAGGGCTGGAGTGCTCGTCGACGGGAGGATCTGCTGGAGCTGATGAAGGGTCTGGATCAGCAGATCAAGGAGCTGGATGAGGCAGTCGTGCAGGCGGCCAGGGAGGATGCGAAGGCGGAGCTGTTGATGAGCCAGCCGGGAGTGGGTCCGATCACGGCGATGGCCTTCGTACTGACGATCGGCGATGTGAGCCGGTTCGAGTACAGCGGGAAGGTCGCCAGCTATCTGGGCCTGATCCCCAGCGAATACACCTCGGGCGGCAAGCGCAAACTGGGAGCCATCAGCAAGCAGGGCAACCGGTTCATGCGCCAGTTGCTGGTGGAAGCAGCACAGACGGCCTGCCGGCTGGATGAAGGATTTCGAAAGCAGTATCAGGCTCGCTGCCACCACAAGCCGAAAGCAGTGGCTAAGGTGGCGGCAGCAAGGAGGTTAGCAGTGCGGCTCTACTGGATGCTCAGGCTGAACAAACGCTATCCAGAGATCGCCCATATCGAGAGCAGCTCGGGGGTGCCCCTGGCCATCCATGGTCGTGACGTTGAGTGA
- a CDS encoding MFS transporter, with protein sequence MKTENSNAASYRWTVGILLGVGVLVNYFDRVNLSVSHDALVQTFGITPSVFGQLSAAYSWTYAACQLPTGVILDAFGVRKVSLYSIAIWGIASIAAAFAPGVLLFFAARLLLGIGEAPTFPANAKAVGAWFPQHERSLATAIFDSAAKLANGIGVPLLGLLLLRVGWRMSFGFTAALSFAYLGLFALLYREPDRFTMRNVIHPSSETTEDAAAILAPPIPLARLLRERKVIGLAIGAGSYNYVFYLLLTWLPTYLAETLHISLRQSFLFTSMPWLIATACGFFIGGVLVDFLIRRGKDASTVRRSVLLIGTTCGLGLVGAAFAHDPVSALVPISIAIGGLSAASPICWSLPSLLVPNTSTGKVGGIMNFSNQLSAIAAPILTGYTVQATHNFTWAFGIAAAYLVIGVLSYAFLLGRIQPIDVRRALEA encoded by the coding sequence ATGAAAACTGAAAACAGCAATGCTGCGTCATATCGCTGGACCGTTGGAATACTGCTCGGCGTCGGCGTCCTGGTGAACTACTTCGACCGTGTCAATCTTTCGGTTTCGCACGACGCTCTGGTGCAGACGTTTGGAATTACGCCCTCGGTCTTTGGACAGCTCTCAGCGGCATATTCGTGGACCTATGCCGCGTGTCAGTTACCGACTGGCGTAATACTCGATGCTTTCGGCGTGCGCAAGGTCTCGCTCTACTCGATTGCCATCTGGGGTATAGCTTCGATTGCTGCGGCGTTTGCACCCGGTGTGCTGCTGTTCTTCGCGGCGCGGCTGCTGCTGGGTATCGGCGAAGCTCCTACCTTTCCGGCGAATGCGAAGGCCGTCGGCGCATGGTTTCCGCAGCATGAACGATCGCTGGCGACGGCGATCTTCGACAGTGCGGCAAAGCTCGCCAATGGGATCGGTGTGCCGCTGCTCGGGCTGTTGCTGTTACGCGTCGGCTGGCGGATGTCGTTTGGCTTCACGGCTGCACTTTCGTTTGCGTATCTCGGTCTGTTTGCGCTGCTCTATCGCGAGCCGGATCGCTTCACCATGCGCAACGTCATCCACCCGAGTTCCGAGACAACAGAGGATGCGGCTGCGATCCTGGCTCCGCCGATTCCGTTGGCCCGCCTGTTACGCGAGCGCAAGGTGATTGGTCTGGCAATCGGCGCGGGGTCGTACAACTACGTCTTCTATCTGTTGTTGACGTGGCTGCCGACCTATCTTGCAGAGACACTGCATATCTCGCTGCGGCAGTCGTTTCTCTTTACCTCTATGCCGTGGTTGATCGCCACGGCCTGCGGCTTCTTCATCGGTGGTGTGCTGGTCGACTTTTTGATACGTCGCGGCAAAGATGCGAGCACAGTGCGGCGTTCGGTACTGCTGATCGGGACGACGTGCGGCCTGGGGCTGGTGGGCGCGGCTTTTGCACATGATCCCGTCTCGGCGCTGGTGCCGATCTCGATTGCGATCGGAGGTCTCTCCGCGGCGTCGCCTATCTGCTGGAGCCTGCCCTCGCTGCTGGTGCCGAATACAAGCACCGGCAAGGTGGGCGGCATCATGAACTTCTCGAACCAGCTCTCTGCCATAGCGGCGCCGATTCTGACCGGTTACACCGTGCAGGCGACTCACAACTTTACGTGGGCCTTCGGTATCGCCGCGGCGTATCTGGTAATCGGTGTGTTGTCGTACGCCTTCCTGCTGGGGCGGATTCAGCCGATCGATGTGCGCCGCGCGTTAGAGGCTTAG
- a CDS encoding heavy metal translocating P-type ATPase, translating to MEHEHHGSSQQGAKSSPFNIVSQPQKDPVCGMMVNPATAPAKAEYQGKTYYFCCSSCAAKFKTDPEKYLNPKPAAPPTAAEASAEYICPMDPEVSQKGPGSCPKCGMALEPAVPVALTRIEYTCPMHPEVISDHPGNCPKCGMALEPRTVEVAEQENPELTDMRRRFWICAILTVPVFVAAMSGMRAEHLFGGSTLHWLEMALSTPVVLWGGWPFFERAVQSVRTRNLNMFTLIGLGVAAAYGYSVAALFFPDLFPAAFRDEMGEAPVYFEAASVIVVLVLLGQVLELKARARTGEAIRSLLGLAAKSAHRIKADGTEEDVPLDLVHPGDLLRVRPGEKIPADGVVTEGASSVDESMMTGEPIPVEKHAGDRVTGATINGTGTLVLRAERVGRESLLSQIVQMVAEAQRSRAPIQRLADQVAGYFVPAVILAAALAAVAWALMGPQPRLAHALISAVAVVMIACPCALGLATPMSIMVASGKAAHIGVLFRNAEAIETLRKVDTLVLDKTGTLTEGKPRVTAIKSYGIEEARLLRLAASLENASEHPLAAAIVAAAKERGLGLLPVRNFSSITGKGVRGHIDNATIALGNNALMQELGIDTSSTEADKLRCEGQTVVFLAQDNALLGTLAVADPIKATAREALRQLHNEGLAIVMLTGDSRATAEAVASQLGIDQVIAEVLPAGKREAIEKLQQAGHVVGMAGDGVNDAVALAKADVGIAMGTGTDVAMQTAGVTLVKGDLNGILRAYRLSEATMSNIRQNLFFAFIYNALGVPVAAGALYPLFGIVLSPMIAAAAMSFSSVSVIANALRLRAAKI from the coding sequence ATGGAGCATGAACACCACGGCAGCAGTCAACAGGGCGCGAAGTCGTCCCCTTTCAACATCGTCAGTCAGCCGCAGAAAGATCCCGTCTGCGGCATGATGGTGAACCCGGCCACCGCTCCTGCGAAGGCCGAATACCAGGGCAAGACCTATTACTTCTGCTGCTCAAGCTGCGCCGCAAAGTTCAAGACCGATCCTGAGAAGTATCTGAACCCAAAGCCAGCGGCTCCTCCGACCGCTGCTGAGGCCTCGGCGGAATACATCTGCCCCATGGACCCCGAGGTCAGCCAGAAGGGACCTGGCAGTTGCCCAAAATGCGGCATGGCGCTTGAGCCTGCAGTGCCCGTCGCTCTCACACGCATCGAATACACCTGCCCGATGCATCCGGAGGTGATCAGCGACCATCCTGGTAACTGCCCCAAGTGCGGTATGGCGTTAGAACCGCGGACGGTCGAAGTTGCGGAGCAGGAAAACCCCGAACTCACCGACATGCGCCGCCGCTTCTGGATCTGCGCCATCCTCACGGTGCCGGTCTTTGTTGCCGCCATGAGCGGCATGCGTGCTGAACATCTTTTCGGCGGGAGCACACTTCACTGGCTGGAGATGGCGCTCAGCACGCCGGTGGTGCTGTGGGGAGGCTGGCCCTTCTTCGAGCGGGCCGTGCAGTCCGTCCGCACACGCAACCTGAATATGTTTACGCTCATCGGCCTTGGGGTCGCTGCTGCCTATGGCTACAGTGTGGCCGCGCTGTTCTTCCCAGACCTCTTCCCTGCTGCCTTCCGCGATGAGATGGGGGAGGCTCCGGTGTACTTTGAGGCCGCCTCTGTCATCGTGGTCCTCGTACTGCTGGGTCAGGTACTTGAGCTGAAGGCACGCGCACGCACCGGAGAGGCAATCCGCAGCCTGCTTGGCCTCGCAGCGAAATCCGCGCATCGCATCAAGGCAGATGGAACAGAAGAGGATGTCCCACTCGACCTGGTTCACCCCGGCGATCTTCTCCGCGTTCGCCCCGGCGAAAAGATTCCCGCTGACGGCGTGGTGACGGAAGGTGCAAGCTCAGTCGACGAGTCGATGATGACCGGCGAACCCATACCGGTAGAGAAGCATGCAGGTGACCGGGTGACCGGAGCGACGATCAACGGTACGGGAACGCTGGTGCTGCGAGCCGAGCGCGTCGGTCGCGAGAGTCTGCTTTCCCAGATTGTGCAGATGGTCGCCGAGGCACAGCGCAGCCGAGCGCCGATTCAGCGTCTTGCCGACCAGGTTGCGGGCTACTTTGTTCCTGCTGTTATCCTCGCGGCTGCACTCGCAGCCGTTGCGTGGGCTCTCATGGGACCGCAGCCGCGGTTGGCTCACGCACTCATCTCCGCCGTCGCCGTCGTGATGATCGCCTGCCCCTGCGCCTTGGGACTGGCAACGCCGATGTCCATCATGGTTGCCAGCGGCAAGGCTGCACACATCGGTGTGCTCTTCCGCAACGCTGAAGCCATCGAGACGCTGCGCAAGGTCGATACTCTCGTTCTCGACAAGACCGGCACGCTCACCGAGGGCAAACCTCGCGTCACCGCAATCAAGTCCTATGGCATAGAGGAAGCTCGTCTGCTGCGGCTGGCGGCCAGCCTGGAGAACGCCAGCGAACATCCGCTGGCTGCTGCGATTGTTGCTGCCGCCAAGGAACGCGGCCTTGGACTGCTGCCGGTCAGGAACTTCTCCTCGATCACCGGCAAGGGCGTTCGCGGACATATCGACAATGCCACCATCGCACTCGGTAACAACGCCCTGATGCAGGAACTGGGAATCGATACGTCCTCCACAGAAGCTGACAAGCTGCGCTGTGAAGGCCAGACGGTCGTCTTCCTGGCGCAGGACAACGCGCTGCTTGGCACTCTCGCTGTCGCCGATCCGATCAAAGCCACAGCGCGCGAGGCCTTGCGCCAGCTGCACAACGAAGGGCTTGCGATTGTGATGCTGACCGGCGACAGCCGTGCGACGGCAGAAGCTGTGGCCTCGCAACTCGGAATCGACCAGGTCATCGCCGAGGTATTGCCCGCCGGCAAACGCGAGGCGATTGAGAAACTGCAGCAGGCGGGGCATGTTGTCGGCATGGCAGGCGACGGCGTGAATGATGCCGTTGCCCTGGCAAAGGCGGATGTGGGCATCGCGATGGGGACCGGCACCGACGTCGCCATGCAGACCGCGGGCGTCACGCTGGTGAAGGGCGACCTTAACGGCATTCTGCGTGCCTACCGGCTCAGTGAAGCAACCATGAGCAACATCCGGCAGAACCTGTTCTTTGCCTTTATCTACAACGCCCTGGGCGTACCTGTTGCTGCAGGAGCGCTATATCCCCTCTTCGGCATTGTGCTGAGCCCGATGATTGCTGCCGCGGCGATGAGCTTCAGTTCGGTGTCGGTGATTGCGAATGCGTTGCGGTTACGAGCTGCGAAGATCTAG
- a CDS encoding MmcQ/YjbR family DNA-binding protein: MDVEGVRKFLRSLPHVAETRQWGDNLVFWVGDKTKGGKMFALINLDDESRLGRQPVVFSFAADPERFHELLEIEGVMPAPYLARAKWVALAGWNVFRKAELEDLLRQAHTRVFDKLPKKVKAAL, from the coding sequence ATGGATGTCGAAGGTGTCCGCAAGTTCCTGCGCTCCCTGCCTCACGTCGCGGAGACCCGCCAATGGGGCGACAACCTCGTCTTCTGGGTAGGCGATAAGACCAAGGGCGGCAAGATGTTCGCCCTCATCAATCTGGATGACGAGTCACGCCTTGGGCGCCAGCCGGTGGTCTTCAGCTTCGCCGCCGATCCGGAGCGGTTTCACGAGCTGCTGGAGATCGAAGGCGTGATGCCGGCGCCCTACCTGGCGCGGGCGAAGTGGGTCGCCCTGGCCGGGTGGAATGTCTTCCGCAAGGCCGAGCTGGAAGACCTGCTGCGCCAGGCGCATACGCGCGTCTTCGACAAGCTGCCGAAGAAGGTAAAGGCGGCGCTCTGA
- the tyrS gene encoding tyrosine--tRNA ligase codes for MTFPSLQEQLDLITKGAAEIIPLEDLAKRIEKSIATGTPMRIKAGFDPTAPDLHLGHTVLMRKLKHFQTLGHTVIFLIGDSTALIGDPTGKSQTRKPLTREEIDANAETYKEQVFKILDPEKTEVRYNSEWLDQLGYAGIIKLTAQFTVSQMLEREDFHKRFQEEQPIHVHELLYPMAQGYDSVALKCDVELGGTDQKFNLMRGRDLQRTHGQAPQIILMTPILEGLDGVQKMSKSLGNAIGIKEPPGEMYGKLMSISDELMWRYWVFLTDLPQSAIDQMRTDVASGALHPMQAKKNLARTITAGFHSEAEAAHAEENWARTFQQKAIADDLEEVQISSETLAITDSTVRVAKLLVALGLAASAGEATRKVAEGAVRIDGNVHKDAFLTVTELPARIPVRLGKRAKLAVIA; via the coding sequence ATGACCTTTCCATCACTGCAGGAACAGCTTGACCTCATCACCAAGGGCGCGGCGGAGATCATTCCGCTGGAGGACCTGGCCAAACGCATCGAGAAGTCGATCGCGACCGGTACCCCCATGCGCATCAAAGCCGGCTTCGACCCCACGGCGCCTGATCTGCACCTTGGCCACACCGTGCTGATGCGCAAGCTGAAGCACTTTCAGACTCTGGGCCATACCGTCATCTTCCTGATCGGCGACTCGACCGCCCTGATCGGCGACCCCACGGGCAAGAGCCAGACACGCAAGCCGCTCACGCGCGAAGAGATCGACGCCAACGCCGAGACCTACAAGGAACAGGTTTTCAAGATTCTGGACCCGGAAAAAACCGAGGTTCGCTACAACTCCGAGTGGCTCGATCAGCTCGGCTACGCCGGCATCATCAAGCTGACGGCGCAGTTCACCGTCTCGCAGATGCTGGAGCGCGAAGACTTCCATAAGCGCTTTCAGGAAGAGCAGCCCATCCACGTCCATGAGCTGCTGTACCCGATGGCCCAGGGCTACGACTCGGTCGCACTGAAGTGCGATGTGGAGCTGGGCGGCACCGACCAGAAGTTCAACCTGATGCGTGGCCGCGATCTGCAGCGCACTCACGGGCAGGCTCCGCAGATCATTCTGATGACGCCCATCCTCGAGGGCCTCGACGGCGTGCAGAAGATGTCGAAGTCGCTCGGCAACGCCATCGGCATCAAGGAGCCGCCGGGAGAGATGTACGGCAAGCTGATGAGCATCTCCGACGAGCTGATGTGGCGTTACTGGGTCTTCCTCACCGACCTGCCGCAGTCTGCCATCGACCAGATGCGCACCGATGTCGCTTCAGGGGCGCTGCATCCCATGCAGGCAAAGAAGAACCTCGCGCGCACCATCACGGCCGGATTCCATTCCGAAGCAGAAGCAGCGCACGCCGAGGAGAACTGGGCGCGTACCTTCCAGCAGAAGGCCATCGCCGACGACCTGGAGGAGGTGCAGATCTCTTCGGAGACGCTCGCCATCACGGACTCCACCGTGCGCGTCGCGAAGCTTCTCGTCGCTCTGGGTCTCGCTGCTTCCGCAGGAGAAGCGACGCGAAAGGTGGCAGAGGGCGCAGTGCGGATCGACGGCAATGTCCATAAGGATGCCTTCCTCACGGTCACCGAATTGCCGGCCCGTATCCCCGTGCGCCTGGGAAAGCGCGCGAAGCTCGCAGTGATCGCCTGA
- a CDS encoding ribonuclease R family protein, producing the protein MAGRNYPQTDRDLLRLIERSPGGRAGYKQLIRELGLGGGRERRLLLEHLARMTASGALQKVNHDQWAVPKPNDRGTQARATSTRRGRYPTAASFNRDNLVSGKLDLHRDGFGFVRVPGEDDIFIPPPEINGAMQGDQVLVEVGPPQRDGRRSGRIARVLNRKHPTIVGIFHYARPQKRHDSPLVRGNYVTPLDERMTQPILIPDGLEVPLQKEGSPHRVLGEEARAQLEEDWRNLEGMAVDVEITDFPTTARPATGRVIEVLGDKDAFGVDVEIIIRKHHLPHVFPDNVLGEARAQAAELNGEYIHELESTPWNGFGTRPGESGRIDFRSFPIVTIDGETAKDFDDAVHARLLPSGNWELQVHIADVAEYVLPGGALDLEARLRGTSVYFPDRAIPMLPQELSSDMCSLRPHENRLVLSCVMEIDQRGEVLRYQVMEGIIRSAQRMTYTNVQRVLDEDANALREFADLLPEFKRMETLSRLLNRKRVRRGSIDFDLPEPVVQFNEAGEMQGIVRSERIWAHRLIEEFMLSANECVATWIESQGVPGIYRIHEPPDARRVVEFEETAAGFGYSLGIGNLPVRKVQTRGDRRDARGSGRAAKTHEVTEEIPVTPRMYQKLTERIAGKPEERILAYLMLRSLKQAAYSEQNEGHFALASPTYTHFTSPIRRYPDLIVHRIVKDLLHSGANSMGGAVLSDKPSPWANPRFTKHAADLEGPIMASELAAIAQESSERERGSEDAERELIEWKKIKFMQDRVGEDFDAMILSATKYGLFVELDGLFVEGLVPIDSLRDDRYYFNESSRRICGDRNGRCYAMGQKVRVLLDRVDRVNRRLQFAILEDESGPLAPADGERPAKPGAHPYKPPKGAGKKRSKKSIQREKKAKRGKKR; encoded by the coding sequence ATGGCAGGCCGAAACTATCCCCAGACCGACCGCGACCTCCTCCGGCTCATCGAACGCTCTCCCGGTGGACGCGCAGGCTACAAGCAACTCATCCGCGAGCTCGGCCTCGGCGGAGGCCGCGAACGCCGTCTGCTACTCGAACACCTTGCCCGCATGACTGCCAGCGGCGCACTGCAGAAGGTCAATCACGATCAGTGGGCAGTGCCGAAGCCAAACGACCGTGGGACGCAGGCCAGAGCGACCTCCACCAGGCGCGGCCGGTATCCCACGGCCGCATCGTTCAATCGCGACAACCTCGTCTCCGGGAAGCTCGACCTGCATCGTGACGGCTTCGGCTTTGTGCGCGTGCCGGGCGAGGACGACATCTTCATCCCACCGCCTGAGATCAACGGAGCCATGCAGGGTGACCAGGTGCTGGTGGAGGTTGGCCCACCGCAGCGCGATGGCCGCCGTTCCGGACGCATCGCCCGCGTACTCAACCGCAAACACCCGACGATTGTCGGCATCTTCCACTACGCCCGTCCGCAGAAGCGGCATGACTCTCCGCTGGTGCGCGGCAACTATGTCACACCGCTCGATGAACGCATGACGCAGCCGATCCTTATCCCTGACGGGTTGGAGGTCCCTCTGCAGAAGGAGGGCTCGCCGCATCGCGTGCTGGGTGAAGAGGCACGCGCGCAGCTTGAGGAAGATTGGCGCAACCTCGAAGGCATGGCCGTCGATGTCGAGATCACCGACTTCCCCACGACGGCTCGCCCGGCAACCGGCCGCGTCATCGAAGTGCTGGGCGACAAAGATGCCTTCGGTGTCGACGTCGAGATCATCATCCGCAAGCATCATCTGCCGCACGTCTTCCCTGACAACGTCCTGGGAGAGGCACGCGCGCAGGCGGCAGAGCTTAACGGAGAGTACATCCACGAGCTCGAATCGACGCCGTGGAATGGATTCGGAACACGCCCGGGTGAGAGCGGCCGCATCGACTTCCGCAGCTTCCCCATCGTCACCATCGACGGCGAAACCGCGAAGGACTTTGACGACGCCGTACACGCCCGCCTTCTGCCCAGCGGCAACTGGGAGTTGCAGGTCCACATCGCCGACGTCGCTGAGTATGTCCTGCCTGGAGGCGCACTCGATCTGGAAGCGCGGCTGCGCGGCACCAGCGTCTATTTCCCTGACCGCGCCATTCCGATGCTGCCGCAGGAGCTCTCCAGCGATATGTGCTCGCTGCGTCCGCACGAGAATCGGTTGGTTCTCTCCTGCGTCATGGAAATCGACCAGCGCGGCGAGGTGCTGCGCTACCAGGTGATGGAAGGCATCATCCGCTCCGCACAGCGCATGACGTATACCAACGTGCAGCGCGTGCTCGATGAGGACGCCAATGCTCTGCGCGAATTCGCCGACCTGCTGCCCGAGTTCAAGCGTATGGAAACACTCTCGCGCCTGCTGAATCGCAAACGTGTGCGCCGCGGCTCCATCGACTTCGATCTTCCTGAACCTGTGGTGCAGTTCAACGAGGCTGGAGAGATGCAGGGGATCGTGCGCTCCGAACGCATCTGGGCGCATCGCCTGATCGAAGAGTTCATGCTCTCGGCCAATGAATGTGTGGCTACCTGGATTGAGTCACAGGGCGTGCCGGGCATCTACCGCATTCACGAACCTCCTGACGCGCGGCGCGTTGTCGAGTTCGAAGAGACGGCGGCCGGCTTCGGCTACTCGCTCGGTATCGGCAATCTGCCGGTGCGCAAGGTTCAGACGCGCGGTGACCGGCGCGATGCACGCGGCAGTGGACGTGCCGCAAAGACTCACGAGGTCACCGAAGAGATTCCGGTGACGCCGCGCATGTACCAGAAGCTGACCGAGCGCATTGCGGGCAAACCCGAAGAGCGCATCCTCGCCTACCTCATGCTGCGCTCGCTGAAACAAGCAGCGTACTCCGAACAGAATGAAGGCCACTTCGCGCTGGCCTCGCCGACCTATACGCACTTCACCTCGCCCATTCGTCGATACCCGGATCTGATCGTGCATCGCATCGTGAAAGACCTGCTTCACAGCGGAGCCAATTCCATGGGTGGCGCCGTGCTGAGCGATAAGCCGTCCCCGTGGGCAAATCCCCGCTTCACGAAGCACGCGGCTGACCTGGAAGGTCCGATCATGGCCAGCGAATTGGCGGCCATCGCGCAGGAGTCGAGCGAGCGTGAACGCGGCTCCGAAGATGCCGAGCGTGAGCTGATCGAGTGGAAGAAGATCAAGTTCATGCAGGACCGTGTCGGCGAAGACTTCGACGCGATGATCCTGTCGGCCACCAAGTACGGCCTCTTCGTGGAGCTCGACGGTCTTTTTGTGGAGGGCCTTGTCCCGATCGACTCGTTGCGCGACGACCGCTATTACTTCAATGAGAGCTCACGCCGCATCTGCGGAGACCGCAATGGGCGCTGCTATGCCATGGGGCAGAAGGTGCGGGTATTGCTCGATCGCGTGGACCGCGTAAATCGCCGCCTGCAGTTCGCCATTCTGGAAGACGAGAGCGGTCCACTCGCGCCTGCGGACGGAGAGCGTCCAGCGAAACCCGGTGCCCATCCGTATAAACCGCCGAAAGGTGCCGGGAAGAAGCGCTCGAAGAAGTCGATTCAGCGGGAGAAGAAGGCGAAACGCGGTAAGAAGCGGTAG